In Styela clava chromosome 14, kaStyClav1.hap1.2, whole genome shotgun sequence, the following are encoded in one genomic region:
- the LOC120341486 gene encoding U4/U6 small nuclear ribonucleoprotein Prp31-like — protein MSLADELLADLEDAGMDGEVAMEEEHQLEDDSDGIDDIDDIDDLDSGHKATDSESIHHVARLNGSDQFKRVMGRIAEILDKNEPVSSAGPVESNPEYQLIVESNNLTVEIDNEINIIHKFCRDNYMKRFPELESLVPTPLEYIRTVKELGNDLERCKNNEVLQQVLSNATIMVVSVTASTTQGKQLDEYEEKRILEACHMSEDLILAKMKILEYVEARMSFIAPNLTIIVGASTAAKLMGAAGGLIALTKMPACNIMLLGSQKKTLTGFSSTAINPHTGYIYYSDLVQNIPTDLRRKAARLVSAKVTLAARIDSFHEAPDGKSGFNLKEEIERKLEKWQEPPPVKQIKALPAPIDPGRKKRGGRRYRKMKERLGMTEMRKQANRMTFGEIEDEAYQQNLGFSLGQLGKKGTGRIRAAQVDNKTQVKVSKTLQQKIQKANRAGAASTWGGKTSIRDRGSGTASSVAFTPLKGIEIVNPSASEKRVDEEALADGKKSYFASGAAFIKVETPAT, from the exons ATGTCTCTGGCTGATGAACTTTTAGCAGATTTGGAAGATGCTGGAATGGATGGAGAAGTTGCAATGGAAGAAGAGCATCAACTGGAAGATGATTCCGATGGAATCGATGATATTGACGATATAGATGATCTTGATTCTGGACATAAAGCAACCGATTCTGAAAGCATTCATCATGTTGCAAG gtTGAATGGAAGTGATCAATTCAAAAGAGTAATGGGTCGAATAGCGGAAATTCTTGACAAAAATGAGCCTGTATCATCAGCAGGTCCAGTAGAATCTAATCCAGAATATCAGCTTATAGttgaatcaaataatttaacagttgaaattgataatgaaatcaatattatacataAATTTTGCAG GGATAATTATATGAAAAGATTTCCTGAACTTGAGTCTCTTGTTCCAACACCTCTAGAGTATATTCGAACCGTAAAGGAATTAGGAAATGATTTGGAGAGATGTAAAAACAATGAAGTTTTACAACAG gTATTATCAAATGCCACAATTATGGTTGTGAGCGTTACTGCTTCTACGACCCAAGGAAAACAGTTAGATGAATACGAAGAAAAAAGAATTTTGGAAGCGTGTCATATGTCAGAGGATTTAATACTGGCTAAAATGAAGATTTTAGAATATGTTGAAGCCAGAATGTCTTTCATTGCACCAAACCTCACAATCATTGTCG GAGCCTCGACAGCTGCCAAGTTAATGGGAGCAGCAGGGGGTCTTATTGCCTTGACAAAGATGCCTGCATGTAATATAATGTTACTTGGATCTCAAAAGAAAACATTAACTGGATTCTCTAGCACTGCTATAAATCCCCATACAG GATATATTTATTACAGTGACTTAGTTCAGAACATTCCTACGGATTTAAGAAGAAAAGCAGCAAGACTTGTTTCTGCCAAA GTAACTCTAGCCGCTCGAATTGACAGTTTTCATGAAGCACCAGATGGCAAAAGTGGATTCAATTTGAAAGAGGAAATTGAAAGAAAGTTAGAAAAATGGCAAGAGCCACCTCCTGTTAAACAG ATTAAAGCTCTTCCAGCTCCAATTGATCCAGGACGGAAGAAGAGAGGAGGTAGAAGGTatagaaaaatgaaagaaaGACTTGGAATGACAGAAATGAGGAAACAGGCCAATAGAATGACTTTTGGTGAAATTGAGGATGAAGCTTATCAACAAAACTTGGGATTTTCACTCGGTCAGCTTGGAAAGAAGGGAACTGGGAGAATAAGAGCCGCACAA gtTGACAACAAAACTCAAGTGAAAGTATCAAAAACATTACAACAAAAGATTCAAAAGGCAAATCGAGCAGGTGCTGCAAGCACTTGGGGAGGGAAAACATCAATAAGAGACAGGGGGAGTGGAACAGCATCATCTGTGGCTTTCACTCCTTTGAAAggaattgaaattgtaaatccAAGTGCATCGGAGAAACGAGTGGATGAAGAAGCTTTAGCTGACGGTAAAAAGAGTTACTTCGCAAGTGGTGCTGCTTTTATTAAAGTGGAAACTCCAGCAACATAG
- the LOC120341487 gene encoding activating signal cointegrator 1 complex subunit 1-like, whose amino-acid sequence MDILNSKILNIDGLLYINYLEEEDFVINEPNEEQLYEDETTEDETLNYEKTSTGFKGSISCPSALYKYVIGSRGATKQKIEYETHSKVIIPQRGQSGDILVKAKSTKDVEAAITRIELLISEKRWKEPFAHFVTIPLNDDVLKDGLNKFKTEVLKKFSGDEGVTDKLFPTYGKLHLTITTLILLDESECERAVNVLQGIKTSKILINCDRKRICVQGIEYMNDDPQAIDVLYAKVSCPDDPNFLQELADHIVSEFDSAGLARKERGHVKLHATVMNTLRTIDRPDPNQKNLRNTNQKRITFDGKNILKEFENYYFGEFDLREIHISKRHTVGKDGYYESLDIVAI is encoded by the coding sequence ATGGATATATTAAATTCTAAGATTTTAAATATAGATGGACTTTTGTATATAAATTACCTTGAAGAGGaagattttgtaataaatgAACCTAATGAAGAACAATTATACGAGGATGAAACAACTGAAGATGAAACCCTCAACTATGAAAAAACCAGCACTGGTTTCAAGGGAAGTATTTCGTGTCCAAGTGCATTATATAAATATGTTATAGGCAGTCGTGGTGCAACAAAGCAAAAGATTGAATATGAAACACATTCAAAAGTCATAATCCCACAGCGTGGGCAAAGTGGTGACATACTTGTGAAAGCAAAGTCAACAAAAGATGTTGAAGCAGCCATTACCAGGATAGAACTTCTGATTTCAGAAAAACGTTGGAAAGAACCATTTGCACATTTTGTCACAATTCCTCTTAATGATGATGTTCTTAAAGATGGATTGAATAAGTTTAAAACTGaagtgttaaaaaaattttcaggcgATGAAGGAGTAACGGATAAATTATTTCCTACTTATGGCAAATTACATTTGACGATAACGACATTAATTCTTCTTGATGAATCCGAGTGCGAAAGGGCAGTTAATGTTCTTCAAGGAATCAAAACTAGTAAGATTCTAATAAACTGTGAtagaaaaagaatttgtgtgcaAGGTATAGAATACATGAATGATGATCCACAAGCAATAGATGTTCTATATGCGAAAGTATCATGCCCCGATGATCCTAATTTTCTGCAAGAATTAGCAGATCACATTGTATCAGAATTTGATAGTGCAGGACTTGCGAGAAAAGAACGGGGCCATGTGAAATTACATGCTACTGTAATGAATACTTTGCGAACAATAGACCGCCCGGACCCCAACCAAAAGAATTTGAGGAACACGAACCAAAAAAGGATAACCTTTGATGGGAAGAATATCCTGAAGGAATTTGAAAACTATTACTTCGGAGAGTTCGATCTGAGGGAAATACATATTTCTAAAAGACACACTGTTGGTAAAGATGGATATTATGAAAGTCTTGATATTGTAGCAATATAA
- the LOC120341489 gene encoding mRNA turnover protein 4 homolog gives MPKSKRDKRVSLTKTRKKGLEGKQNLVEEVRKCVDMYERIFVFSVHNMRNSKLKDVRNAWKHSRFFFGKNKVMMLALGKESGDEYMENIHNISKKLTGEVGILFTSKTKKEVEEWFSSFGEHDFAKSGFKADSTVVLEEGPLNQFSHAIEPHLRKLGLPVALKKGVVTMLEQHKVCKEGEVLSPEQANILKLLKIMMAEFKIQLCYVWDKPTKTFENLQTNVSEKTFNKITMAGEDLKYDFVEDG, from the exons ATGCCGAAGTCGAAACGTGACAAACGAG tatCCCTgactaaaacaagaaaaaaggGCTTAGAAGGAAAGCAGAATCTGGTAGAGGAG GTGCGAAAATGCGTTGACATGTATGAACGAATATTTGTATTCAGTGTTCACAATATGCGGAACAGCAAGTTAAAAGATGTAAGAAATGCATGGAAGCACAGTAG GTTTTTCTTTGGAAAGAATAAAGTAATGATGCTAGCCCTTGGTAAAGAATCAGGCGATGAGTATATGGAAAACATTCACAACATATCAAAAAAGTTAACCGGAGAAGTCGGAATCCTTTTTACAAGCAAGACAAAAAAAGAAGTGGAGGA ATGGTTTTCCAGCTTTGGGGAGCACGATTTTGCAAAGTCTGGATTCAAAGCAGACAGTACAGTTGTTCTGGAAGAAGGGCCTCTCAACCAGTTTTCTCATGCCATTGAACCACACTTACGTAAGCTAGGATTGCCTGTTGCTTTGAAAAAAG GTGTAGTGACCATGTTGGAACAACACAAAGTATGTAAAGAAGGCGAAGTGTTATCGCCTGAGCAAGCAAATATTTTG AAACTCTTGAAAATAATGATGGCGGAATTCAAAATACAACTCTGTTACGTATGGGATAAACCaacaaaaacttttgaaaatttgcAAACGAACGTCTCCGAAAAAACATTTAATAAGATTACAATGGCCGGGGAGGAcctgaaatatgattttgtGGAAGATGGCTGA
- the LOC120341488 gene encoding glutaredoxin-3-like — MAHMSLYSRLNYCKAFIKYKMNPVIDVKSEADFQQAIKNAKKELVVVHFWAPWATQCEQMNLAMEELAKQFVRVHLIRLEAEEIPEVSQHFEIVAVPTFIFIKNGQKIDRLDGAHVPELEKMIKKNLDAIAPITDSIQTSKEMLDNKLKRLINSAPCILFMKGSPETPRCGFSKQTIALLQKYSAEFSTFDILEAPDVRQGLKEYSNWPTYPQLYINGKLIGGLDILKEMDEEDELDEMLPKPTTKESLEDRLKKLINQDKIMLFMKGEPDAPRCGFSKKIVEILKEIGTKFGHFDILTDDEVRQGLKTFSKWPTYPQIYVKGELLGGLDIIRDMQEDGELEDALKTD, encoded by the coding sequence atggcTCATATGTCATTATACTCTagattaaattattgcaaagcttttattaaatataaaatgaatccGGTCATTGATGTCAAATCTGAAGCAGACTTTCAACAGGCCatcaaaaatgcaaaaaaagaaCTAGTAGTTGTGCATTTCTGGGCACCGTGGGCAACACAATGTGAACAAATGAATCTGGCCATGGAAGAACTGGCAAAGCAGTTTGTAAGAGTTCACTTAATCAGATTGGAAGCGGAGGAAATACCTGAAGTATCAcaacattttgaaattgttgcTGTACCgactttcatttttataaaaaatggacAGAAAATTGACCGATTGGATGGTGCCCATGTTCCAGAGCTTGAAAAAATGATCAAGAAAAATCTGGATGCCATCGCACCAATCACCGACTCAATACAAACTAGCAAAGAGATGCTTGATAATAAATTAAAACGACTTATCAACTCAGCTCCTTGCATTTTATTTATGAAAGGATCTCCAGAAACACCCAGATGTGGATTCAGCAAACAAACTATTGctttattgcaaaaatacagCGCAGAGTTCAGTACTTTTGACATATTAGAAGCACCCGATGTTCGACAAGGTCTGAAAGAGTATTCTAACTGGCCGACGTATCCTCAACTGTACATCAACGGCAAACTCATTGGCGGCTTGGACATACTTAAAGAAATGGATGAAGAAGATGAGCTTGATGAAATGTTACCAAAACCAACTACAAAAGAGAGCTTGGAAGATCGacttaaaaaattaataaaccaaGACAAAATTATGCTTTTTATGAAAGGAGAACCAGATGCTCCCAGGTGTGGATTTAGTAAAAAGattgttgaaattttgaaagaGATTGGAACCAAATTCGGGCACTTTGATATACTCACAGATGATGAAGTAAGGCAGGGTTTGAAGACTTTTTCTAAATGGCCAACATATCCCCAAATTTATGTTAAAGGAGAACTTCTTGGCGGACTAGATATTATTCGCGATATGCAAGAAGATGGAGAATTAGAAGATGCATTGAAGACAGACTAA
- the LOC120341485 gene encoding RNA polymerase-associated protein RTF1 homolog, with translation MSKRRKNIVSDSDESDGEISSDPVAAKRQRKGSSSSGPQQDSPAKKMSSSSDSSDTSDNDDEWTVSARSKKSKTKKKTKTKGSKKEKGKVVSDESNSGDDSDANAADNSPEEGEISSSGAESSGGSSGEFDEEELRKQFDDGYDEELVGDDDDRRALENMTEKEREQELYNRLERREALQKRFEIEKKLRLAKLQDGKLKKKKLTKKKSGSVEKKKESKSSNDPFAAMRSDRRQKMEDKKERKTLESFKAERERKKLRAEEIAKKRKLKLSEVYTDDEEDDDDIKDESTSKPRTTALGSSSDSDTSLSDSEGSSRGRSPSSDVERQSKGSQEIESVAELQKIRLSRYKLGRWLLLPFFKETIAGCFVRIGIGNNNGRPVYRVAEIMDVVETAKVYQLDKLRTNRGLRLRHGQQERVFRLEFVSNSDFTENEFFKWKETMRLAGLQLPTLDEVKSRLGKIQKALKYNIQEKDIDGMIKEKKRFQRNPTNYAMQKTLLLKHREMAEQTGDQEEQAKVGQELEELEDRAKSLDKKRQENIAGITYINERIKSSNLEKEKACIEEWKNIRTKTADPFTRRRCKPVLVSNAEDSDQTQRLIKEMERRYGGGVDKSYEAPKRGGNKEKSDEGTSKTDASLFDAHNFDIKIDLQISNSDVHPLAAPKAMSLSSSVSIPKRSLNLEDYKKRKGLI, from the coding sequence ATGTCAAAACGTCGAAAGAATATTGTTTCAGACAGTGACGAAAGTGATGGTGAAATCAGCAGTGATCCAGTAGCTGCCAAGAGGCAACGAAAAGGAAGTAGCAGCAGTGGGCCGCAACAGGACTCACCAGCCAAAAAAATGTCATCTTCGAGTGATAGTTCTGATACATCTGATAATGATGACGAATGGACTGTCAGTGCGCGTTCAAAAAAATCCAAAAcaaagaagaaaacaaaaactaaaggtagcaagaaagAAAAAGGTAAAGTGGTTTCTGATGAGTCAAATTCTGGAGATGATAGTGATGCAAATGCTGCGGATAACTCTCCGGAAGAGGGAGAAATCAGCTCAAGTGGTGCAGAATCGAGTGGTGGATCCTCTGGTGAATTTGACGAGGAAGAACTGAGAAAACAGTTTGATGATGGCTATGATGAAGAATTGGTTGGGGATGATGATGACCGCAGAGCACTCGAAAATATGACTGAAAAAGAAAGAGAACAAGAGTTATATAACAGACTTGAAAGACGTGAAGCTTTGCAGAAACGATTcgaaattgagaaaaaattaaGACTTGCAAAGCTACAAGATGGGAAATTGAAGAAGAAAAAATTGACCAAAAAGAAGAGCGGTAGTGTGGAAAAAAAGAAGGAATCTAAGAGCAGTAACGACCCATTTGCCGCAATGCGAAGTGATCGTCGTCAAAAGATGGAGGATAAAAAGGAAAGAAAAACTTTGGAAAGTTTCAAAGCTGAAAGAGAACGGAAAAAACTTAGAGCAGAGGAAATCGCAAAGAAGAGAAAGTTAAAATTGAGTGAAGTATATACTGATGATGAGGAAGATGATGATGATATTAAAGATGAATCAACATCGAAACCTCGGACTACAGCGTTGGGCTCATCTAGTGACTCTGACACATCATTAAGTGACAGTGAAGGAAGTAGTCGTGGGAGATCACCAAGTTCAGATGTTGAGCGGCAGTCAAAAGGATCACAAGAAATTGAGTCTGTTGCGGAGCTTCAAAAAATCAGACTTTCTAGATACAAACTGGGCCGATGGCTCTTATTACCTTTTTTTAAAGAAACCATCGCAGGTTGTTTTGTAAGAATTGGCATTGGAAACAACAACGGCCGTCCTGTATACAGGGTTGCTGAGATAATGGATGTTGTAGAAACTGCCAAAGTCTATCAGCTAGATAAACTGAGAACCAATAGAGGTCTTAGACTCAGACATGGCCAACAAGAAAGAGTGTTTCGACTTGAGTTTGTCTCAAATTCTGATTTTAccgaaaatgaattttttaaatgGAAAGAGACTATGAGACTTGCCGGATTGCAGCTGCCAACTTTGGATGAAGTGAAAAGCCGTTTGGGAAAAATTCAGAAAGCATTGAAATACAATATACAAGAAAAAGATATTGATGGCATGATCAAGGAAAAGAAAAGATTTCAACGAAATCCAACAAATTATGCAATGCAGAAAACTCTTTTGCTCAAGCATCGAGAGATGGCTGAACAAACAGGAGATCAAGAAGAACAAGCTAAGGTCGGACAAGAACTTGAAGAATTGGAAGATAGGGCTAAAAGTCTTGATAAAAAAAGACAAGAAAATATTGCAGGTATTACATACATTAATGAAAGGATCAAGAGTTCTAATCTTGAAAAGGAGAAAGCCTGTATAGAAGAATGGAAAAATATTCGCACAAAGACAGCTGATCCTTTCACCAGACGTCGCTGTAAACCAGTGCTAGTTTCAAACGCAGAGGACTCAGATCAAACTCAACGCCTAATAAAGGAAATGGAACGGAGATACGGCGGTGGTGTTGACAAGTCATACGAAGCTCCAAAACGGGGAGGAAACAAAGAAAAATCGGATGAAGGCACTTCAAAAACTGATGCAAGTCTGTTTGATGCTCATAATTTTGACATCAAAATTGATttgcaaatttcaaattcaGATGTTCACCCTCTTGCAGCACCGAAGGCCATGAGTTTATCCTCGTCAGTATCCATTCCAAAACGGTCATTGAATTTAGAGGACTATAAGAAGCGCAAAGGTTTGATATGA